The Radiobacillus deserti genomic interval AGCTACTAAATAACATAAATAGTAACTAATAAAAGCAGGCATTATCTATAGGATAATGCCTGCCACCACTTACAAATCTATTGGGGTTACACCGTAAATATCCGATAGCTGACTAAGTTGATCTAATGCTCTTCTTTCTAAATGCTTATCAATGGTTAACATCATAATTGCATCTCCACCTGCGTTCGAACGGCCAACCTGCATTGTCGCTATGTTGATTTCTTCTCGAGCCAATAAAGTACCTACTCGACCAATCGCACCTGGTTGGTCTTTATGTCTAATAAATACCATGTGCCCTTCTGGCAACACATCCACACTATACGTATCTACTAAGACAATACGAGCACCAAGTCCATTTAGAAGCGTTCCAGCTACTTTTCTAGTACCTACATTTGTCTTCACTTCTACTGTTAATAGGTTTGTAAAACCTTTGGCAGAGGATGACTTATGCTCATGTACTTCGATTCCCTTTCGATCAGCTAAAAAAGCTGCATTTACATCGTTGACATGATCTCCTAAATGGCGTTTTAATAATCCTTTTAACGCATTTCGTGTTAATGGACCCACCTCAAAATCCGTTAATTCTCCAGAATAGTAGATGTTGACTTCCTCCATGACCCCTTGCGTCAAATTGGATACGAATACACCTAACTTTTCCGCTAAATAAAAATATGGCTCTATTTTATTCATTACTTCTTTTGCGACAGATGGTAAATTAACTGGATTTTTCGCTAACCCACCAGATAGGAAATTCACCACATCGTGGCTCACATCTATGGCTACACTTTCCTGTGCCTCTACAGTACTTGCTCCTAAGTGGGGCGTTGCAATTACTTCCGGTAGCTCCAAAAGCTTATGGTCCGTTACAGGTTCCTGTTCGAATACATCGAGTCCAGCTCCTGCAACTTTTTTGTTCACAATCGCATCATATAGTGCATCTTCATCTATGATACCACCACGTGCGCAGTTTACGATTTGTACACCATCTTTCATTTTCTCAAATGCTTCCTTATTTATTAAATGCTTTGTTTCTTTTAATAATGGAGTATGGATAGTTATAAAATCAGCTTGAGCCAACACCTCTTCTAACGTCCCGTACCCAATCCCCATTTTTTCCGCTTTTTCTTCTGTCAAAAATGGATCATAAGCTACTACATTCATACGTTGACCTTTTGCACGAGCTGCCACCTCTGCTCCAATTCTCCCTAGCCCAACAACACCTAATGTTTTATTTTTCAGCTCTACTCCCACATATTTTTTACGATCCCATTTTTTATTTTTTAAGGCATGGTAGGCTTGAGGGATGTTTCGAGCTAATGACATTATCATCGCCATCGTGTGCTCGGCCGCAGAGTTGGTATTTCCATCAGGAGCATTTACGACAATGATTCCATGTTCCGTTGCTGCATCTAGGTCGATATTATCGACACCGACTCCTGCTCTTCCTACAATTTTTAAGTTTTTTGCTTTCTCTATAATCTCTCTCGTAACCTGCGTCTGGCTTCGAACGAGTAATGCATCAAAGGCTTCAATCTTCTCCGCCAATTCTTCCGGTGTTAGTCCAGTATCTACAGTAACTTCTATATGCTCGGCTTGTCGTAATGGATAGATTCCATCTTCACTTAACGGATCACTTATCAGTACCTTTAAGACCATTTCTTTAAACCTCCTGTAAATATACCTTTTGTGCCGCTGCGACACCTTTACCTAATTCAATAGACTTCCCAGTACGCTGTAACGCTAATTCTAATAGACTTATGATTTGTAAAACATCGGCCGGCGAACAGTATCCCATATGACCTATACGGAATATTTCTCCTTTCATATGCTGTTGTCCACCAGCTACAGCTACTGCAAACTCATTTTTTAATACTTTTCTTAAAGCTTCTGCATCAAAATCGTCTGGTTTAACTGCTGTAACAGTAGGTGATCCATCCTCATCGTTTGTTAAAAGAGGGATTTGCAGCGCCTTTAATGCTTCCCGAGTCATGTTTTTCATAAGAGAATGTCGCTTGTAAACATTGTCTAGTCCTTCTTCTTCCAATAATTTGAAGTACTTGATGTAGTCCAAACAGCAAAGATAAAGCTGCTGGTGTAAAAGGAGTAGAGTCTTTCACCAAATTATCTCGATATTTCTTTAAATCCAGATAAAATCTTGGTTGTGCATTTGCTTCGATTACGTTCCAGGCTCTCTCACTAGCAGCAATAAAAGCTAAACCAGCTGGTAACATTAAAGCCTTTTGGGAACCCGTCACAAATACATCAATTCCCCACTCATCCATTTTCGTTTCTACACCACCCACGCAGGACACTCCATCTACTGCGATTAAGGCATCCGATACGGAACGAACAGCTTCTCCAAGCTTATCAATTGGATTTAGTACTCCTGTAGACGTCTCACAATAGGTTGCAAAAACAACTTTAATTTCTTGATGTTTTTGCAAATAGCTTTTAACCTCTTCGGGATCAAATGCTTTTCCCCATTCTACATCCATGCGGTGATTCTTAATTCCATATGCATCACATATTTTCGTGAATCGATCTCCAAACGCACCTGTAACAATTACTAGTACTTCTTCTCCTGGTCTAACCGTATTCACGACGGCCATCTCTAACCCTGATGTTCCACTTGCACTAACGACCATAACTTCTTGTTCCGTACCGAATATAGGTTTGAGCTTAGGACGGATAGATTGGATAAGCTCTTTTGCCTCTTGACCACGATGTCCAATCATTGTTTGACTCATCGCACGATGCACACTAGGAGGAATTGGACTAGGTCCTGGTATACGTAGAAACTGTTGATCTGCTAACATATGAACAAAACTCCTTTCGAAAATCGATGGTTAGATGGAGTAAATACATTTGATACTCCTTGCTTAAAAGCAATAAAAAAAACTTCCCACCCCTTACTTATCTGTAAGGGGCGAAAAGTTTAGCTAACTTACGCGGTACCACCCTTTTTTGCTGAACATCATCATTCAGCCTCCATTGTTCAAAATAACGGCTCTTCACCGGACAAACCTAATCCATATTTGTTTCAGCTTGTCTATTCAGAAGTGCTATTCTTTGGTCTTGCCACTGATTCTCACCATCCATCAGCTCTCTATAGACATGATTCAAAGAACCTATCTTCTTCAACATATTTATACTCCGTAATGAATTTTCATTTATCATATCAGAATTATTTTTATTGTCAATATATTTAACAAACTTTATTATATGAAAGCGTTTTTAGTTTTCGACTGTTTTCCGTTATCCTTATAGTAATATAAAATGTGGTTTTTTATACAAAAAAATCTCTATCAACGATTTGTTGACAGAGATTTTTAATAAGCTTATTCACTTACGTATGGTAACAATGCCATTTGACGAGCTCGTTTAATAGCAATTGTTAGTTTACGTTGATATTTTGCAGAAGTTCCAGTTACACGACGAGGAAGAATTTTTCCACGTTCGGAAACGAAACGTCTTAGAAGATCAACATCTTTGTAGTCAATGTGTGTAATTCCGTTCGCTGTGAAGTAACACACCTTACGACGCTTTGCGCGTCCACCACGACGTCCTGCCATGTTTTTCCCCTCCTTCAGTTATTAGAATGGTAAATCGTCATCAGATATATCAATTGGCTCCCCATTATCACGGAATGGGTCGTCCTCTCTTGCAAAGTCATTGTTGTTTGATTGGTTCTGATTTGGTTGGAATCCAGCCGAACCTTGTCCTCCTCCGGAAGAGGCACCTTTTGTTTCTAGGAATTGCACAGAATCCGCTACAACTTCCGTAATAAAGACACGTTTTCCGTCTTGTCCGTCAAAACTTCTTGTTTGGATACGACCATCTACTCCAACTAAGCTCCCTTTACTCATAAAGTTTGCTAAGTTTTCTGCTGGTCTTCTCCAAACAACACAGTTAATAAAATCCGCTTCTCTGTTTCCTTGTTGGTTAGAAAAAGGACGATTTACTGCTAAGGTGAAATTGGCTACAGCTACTCCATTTGGTGTATAGCGTAAGTCCGGATCCTTCGTCAACCTGCCGACGAGTACGACACGATTCAACATCAGAACCACTCCTTATTGTTCGTCTTCGCGAATCGCAATGTGACGAATAATGTCATCAGAGAATTTCGCTTGACGGTCGAATTCATTAATGGCGTTTTCATCGCCTTTAAAGTTAATCAATACGTAGATACCATCGCGATAATCATTGATTTCATAAGCAAGGCGTTTCTTCCCTACTTCTTCAACTTTTTCGATTTCCGCACCGTTATCAGTAAGGATTCCGTTAAAACGCTCAACTAGAGCTGTTTTCGCTTCCTCTTCGATATCTGGGCGGACGATGTACATGATTTCATATTTTCTCATCCGTTTTGCACCTCCTTTTGGTCTTAGCGGCCCCTTGATTTCAAGGAGCAAGGAGTAAATAATCTAGTTAATTACTCACAATGAAGTATTATAGCAAATAATTGGTGCTTTAGCAAGTTGTCTTTCTTATTTACTGTCAAACAAACGGACGAAGGTCTCCGACTAACTTACACATTAAAACGGAAATGCATGACATCTCCATCTTGCACCAAGTATTCTTTTCCTTCTAATCTTACTTTTCCTTTTTCTTTTGCAGCAGTCATAGAACCTGCATCCATCAAATCATTGTATGATACTGTTTCTGCGCGAATAAATCCTTTTTCAAAGTCCGTATGAATAATTCCTGCAGCTTGTGGTGCTTTTATACCTTTTTTAAAGGTCCAAGCTCTTACTTCTTGTTCCCCCGCTGTAAAATAAGTAGCTAATCCTAACATGGAATATGCAGCACGAATAAGCTGATCTAGACCGGATTCTTTAATACCGAGCTCCTCTAGGAACATTTCTTTTTCTTCTCCCTCTAACTCAGCAATTTCAGATTCTACTTTAGCACTTATTACAATTACTTCTGAACCTTCCGTTGCAGCAAATTCGCGTACTAATTTTACATTCGGATTTTGTTCTGCTTCTAGCAACTCATCTTCCCCAACGTTAGCAACGTAAAGGACAGACTTGCTTGTTAATAAGTGAAGCCCTTTAGCAATTTTCTTTTGATCATCTGTCAGTTCCACTGCTCTTGCAGGAATCTCATTTTCTAGTGCATCCTTCAGTTTCGAAAGGACCTCATATTCCACGATTGCTTCTTTATCTTTTTGCTTCGCTAATTTTTCAACTCGTTGGATTCTCTTTGTTACACTCTCTAAATCCGCTAAAATTAGCTCTAAATTAATGGTTTCAATATCAGAGATTGGATCTACCTTACCCGAAACGTGGGTAATGTTTTCATCTTGAAAGCATCGAACGACATGACAAATAGCATCTACTTGTCTAATATGAGATAGGAACTGATTACCGAGTCCTTCCCCTTTACTTGCCCCCTTTACAATTCCTGCAATATCCGTAAATTCAAACGCGGTTGGGATTGTTTTTTTCGGATTTACTAGCTCTGTTAATTTGCCAAGACGATAATCAGGAACTTCTACAATCCCTACATTTGGATCAATTGTACAAAACGGATAATTCGCTGATTCTGCACCTGCTTGTGTAATTGCGTTAAATAAAGTTGATTTCCCAACGTTTGGTAAACCAACGATTCCTGCTGTTAAAGCCATAATTCACTTCCACTCCTTAAGGATTACCGGTCATATGATCGTTTCCGCAATAACCATTTTAGTATAGTTTTAACATATCACAAATCAACAAAAAGAAGAAACAAGGAAAGCCAATCCCTTGTTTTAATAGTTTAGATAACTATTTTCTTTCTTTTCCTTTGTTTCACGTGGAACATTTTAATTTTGTTCTTCACGCTCTAACACTTTCTTTAGCTTACTAGTGAATTTCTTTCGGGGGATTAATACGCTATGTCCACAACCTTCACATTTAATTCGGATATCCATCCCCATCCGTATTATCTTCCAGCGATTTTCACCACAAGGGTGTGGTTTTTTCATTTGAACCACATCATGAAGCTGAAAGTCTTTCTCTACCATATGGCTACTCACCTTCCTTTTGTTCCTTTTCTCGCGCATACATAACCATTCGTGGATAAGGAATATCGATTTGTTCTTCATCAAATTTATGTTTAATCTCTTTTCTAATAATACGCGATATTTCCCAATGCGTCATCGGTTTTACCTCTGCGGTAATTCTAAGTACAACATGAGAAGTATCAATCAATTGAATTCCAAGTGATTCTGGGGGACTAACTATCTGTGGATACCTTGCTGGAAGAACGCATAATACCTCTTCGATAAGACGATCCACTTTATTAATCTCCGTTTCATAAGGAACTTTCACATCGACAACCGCAATACTATTATGGATCGAGTAATTTGTTATTTGTGTAATGTTCCCATTCGGAAGTATGTGGAGTTCTCCTGTCCAGCTTCTTATCTTAGTTGTCCGTAAACCTATTTCATCGACTTCCCCTTCAATCCCAGATACACGGACATAATCCCCTACGGAAAACTGATCTTCAAAAATAATAAAAAATCCTGTTACTAAATCCTTTACTACATTTTGTGTTCCGAAGCCAATAGCTAAACCAGCAAAGCCCGCACCTGCTAATAACGCACCTACCGGAATGGATAGTGCCTCCAGTATCATAATGAATGAAGTAAAATACACAATATAGTTGAGCGCATTGTGAATTAATTTTTTTAACGTATTTTCTCTACGAGCAGAAATTTTGAACGGTCCCTTCTCTCTTTTACGAAATAACCGTTCTATGATATTCTTTCCTAATTTAATCACAACAGAGGCAATGACGACAATGATTAGAATACGCAGTAAAACTTGTCCCAAGTCTTTCCAAAGTTGTGGCCCTACTACTTTTTGCAGGAATCCGTTCCATTCCTTGTGAAAGTTACTTTCAGATCCAGCTACAACCTCATACATATATTCTATCATTTTTCTAATCCTTTGTATCGATTAACAATAGGGTATAAAAGGATGGAGGAAAGCACGTACAAGTTCAACACACCATATAAAGGGTAAAGATATTCAATTAACGTTGAGAATCCGATATTGGTTAGTGGAAGCATCAATAGAATAGTCAAAAGGGCTAACAACCACAGTGGACCAGAAATAATGTTTCTTAAACGGGTAACTAACCCTAACGTGCCAGATACTGCGGTTGTAAAAATTGCTAACCACAACATTGCAGACATAAATAAAAACATAACATATGGGTAATCCTTTAATATCGCAAATAATGGGATTTCATATAAAAGCACAGCATCTGATATTTGCACTAAGCTATTATTATACACATAAGAAATAACTCCTAAAACTAGTCCACTTCCGAGACTAGCAATCCATATTTCACCCTTTCCCTTTACTTGATTTCCAACTGCCCCTAATACAGCGATTAACGGTAAGATATTTAGTGCAGTAAAAGGAAATGCAGCAGTCCAATTCCGTTGATTCGCTAAATCAGGAATGAAGGATAAATCATTCTGTAAGGAAAAGATTACAAGCACGCTAAAAAGACCCATAATTAATAGTGGCAAAATAAAACTGTTCAATGACAAAACACCATTTATATCTTTTATAAATACAAGTATTAATGGTAAGGCAATAAATAAAATTCCAAACCAATTTGGCAAGTTAAAAGCGTGAAGTGTGGCTCCACTACCCGCAAGCATGATAACGGTAGTTGAAAATAAGTAGAGTAATATCATTCCATCATATATTGCACTCAATTTTTTCCCAACGATTTTTTCTAATACAGGAAAATAGTTAGACGATTTATTTTCATAGCTAATTCGCAAAATAACATAACAGCTTAGTGTGAAAAAAATCGTAAATAACAGGATAGCAAGTCCACTTTCTTTACCAAAAAATTGCCACAGTTCTCTACCGGAAGCGTATCCTGCGCCAATCATCGTTCCAATTATTAAAAACATCCATTTAAATCCTGAATTCCACATAACGTTCCTCCAGTTAAATTAGTTTCTTCGATGTATAGAAGCTTGTAAAAATTCGTATACTATAACGAATATGTCACTGGAGGAAAAGCTATGAATCTAATGAACAGATTTTCAAAAAATAAAAGGGTTGTGTTCTCTAATGATGATTCTTCCCTTTCCTTAACGTTAGCTAAGACTCTCCATCAATGGCGGCTAAATAAAGATACAGAAGTAGTAATTGTTTGTATCGGAACAGATCGTTCAACTGGTGATTCTTTAGGGCCTCTGACAGGTACGCTATTGCTTGAAAAGGGAATAAGGCATTTATCTGTATATGGTACGCTAAAAGACCCAGTACATGCCGTTAATTTAAAGGAGAAGTTACAATACATTTACAAGGTACATCCCTCCCCTTTCATTATTGCGGTAGATGCTTGTTTAGGGAAAAAGCAATCCATTGGACACATTATTGCGGGGCAAGGTTCATTGAAACCTGGTGCTGCATTAAAAAAGGACTTACCTGAGGTTGGCGATTCACACATATCCGGTGTTGTAAATGTTGGTGGATATATGGATTTTCTTGTTCTACAGAACACTAGATTGCACCAGGTGTTAGAGATGGCTCAAAAATTAGCAACTAGTCTTTCTTATTTAGATCATTTACTAGCATTAGAGAAAAAAATACACCCAAAACTTCCATCTACTAAAAAAGCCCCTTAAAAAAGAATCTTCAAATGAAGATTCTTTCAAAACCATGCTTGATATATCGCTATAAATAATGCAACCATCACAATAGAAGGTAATAGATTGGCTACTTTTATATCTGTTATTTTCAATAGATTCAATCCTATGGCGACGATTAACAACCCTCCGGTTGCAGTCATTTCAATAATAAACATATCCATAAATTCTTCTGGTAGCATTCGTTGAATATTCGTTGCTAGTAACGCAATTGTTCCTTGATAGAGAAGAACTGGAATAACAGATAAAACAACTCCAAAGCCGAGTGTTGTGGTAAGAACTAGTGCGACAAAACCGTCCAGTATGCCCTTTGTAATTAAAACTTCATGATCTCCTCTTAACCCACTATCTAACGCACCAATAACTGCCATGGCACCTACTACAAAGATAAGTGAAGCTGTAATAAAGCCTTGTGCTACACTCACTTCGCTTTTTGACTTGAATTTCGTTTCTACCCATTGTCCAAAACGATTCAAATTAGAATCTAGTTGAAGAACTTCTCCTAGTATGGCACCCGTTAATAGACTAAGTAGGACAATAACAATATTTTCTGTTTTAAAAGCCATCTGCATACCAATTAAGAGAACAGCTAAACCAATCCCATTCATAATGGTTTGTTTCATTTTCTCTGGAATTTTTGTAAAAAACAACCCAATAACTGTTCCAAGTAAGATACATGCTCCATTTATTAATGTTCCAAGTAACGCCATTTCTACAACTCCATTATTTATATTAAATTGTTTCACGTGAAACATAGACTTATTTGTCAAAGAAAAAGCCTGACTTTATTGATTACAATAAAGTCAGACA includes:
- the serA gene encoding phosphoglycerate dehydrogenase — translated: MVLKVLISDPLSEDGIYPLRQAEHIEVTVDTGLTPEELAEKIEAFDALLVRSQTQVTREIIEKAKNLKIVGRAGVGVDNIDLDAATEHGIIVVNAPDGNTNSAAEHTMAMIMSLARNIPQAYHALKNKKWDRKKYVGVELKNKTLGVVGLGRIGAEVAARAKGQRMNVVAYDPFLTEEKAEKMGIGYGTLEEVLAQADFITIHTPLLKETKHLINKEAFEKMKDGVQIVNCARGGIIDEDALYDAIVNKKVAGAGLDVFEQEPVTDHKLLELPEVIATPHLGASTVEAQESVAIDVSHDVVNFLSGGLAKNPVNLPSVAKEVMNKIEPYFYLAEKLGVFVSNLTQGVMEEVNIYYSGELTDFEVGPLTRNALKGLLKRHLGDHVNDVNAAFLADRKGIEVHEHKSSSAKGFTNLLTVEVKTNVGTRKVAGTLLNGLGARIVLVDTYSVDVLPEGHMVFIRHKDQPGAIGRVGTLLAREEINIATMQVGRSNAGGDAIMMLTIDKHLERRALDQLSQLSDIYGVTPIDL
- the rpsR gene encoding 30S ribosomal protein S18, which encodes MAGRRGGRAKRRKVCYFTANGITHIDYKDVDLLRRFVSERGKILPRRVTGTSAKYQRKLTIAIKRARQMALLPYVSE
- the ssb gene encoding single-stranded DNA-binding protein, producing the protein MLNRVVLVGRLTKDPDLRYTPNGVAVANFTLAVNRPFSNQQGNREADFINCVVWRRPAENLANFMSKGSLVGVDGRIQTRSFDGQDGKRVFITEVVADSVQFLETKGASSGGGQGSAGFQPNQNQSNNNDFAREDDPFRDNGEPIDISDDDLPF
- the rpsF gene encoding 30S ribosomal protein S6 codes for the protein MRKYEIMYIVRPDIEEEAKTALVERFNGILTDNGAEIEKVEEVGKKRLAYEINDYRDGIYVLINFKGDENAINEFDRQAKFSDDIIRHIAIREDEQ
- the ychF gene encoding redox-regulated ATPase YchF — encoded protein: MALTAGIVGLPNVGKSTLFNAITQAGAESANYPFCTIDPNVGIVEVPDYRLGKLTELVNPKKTIPTAFEFTDIAGIVKGASKGEGLGNQFLSHIRQVDAICHVVRCFQDENITHVSGKVDPISDIETINLELILADLESVTKRIQRVEKLAKQKDKEAIVEYEVLSKLKDALENEIPARAVELTDDQKKIAKGLHLLTSKSVLYVANVGEDELLEAEQNPNVKLVREFAATEGSEVIVISAKVESEIAELEGEEKEMFLEELGIKESGLDQLIRAAYSMLGLATYFTAGEQEVRAWTFKKGIKAPQAAGIIHTDFEKGFIRAETVSYNDLMDAGSMTAAKEKGKVRLEGKEYLVQDGDVMHFRFNV
- a CDS encoding DUF951 domain-containing protein, with protein sequence MVEKDFQLHDVVQMKKPHPCGENRWKIIRMGMDIRIKCEGCGHSVLIPRKKFTSKLKKVLEREEQN
- a CDS encoding mechanosensitive ion channel family protein; the protein is MIEYMYEVVAGSESNFHKEWNGFLQKVVGPQLWKDLGQVLLRILIIVVIASVVIKLGKNIIERLFRKREKGPFKISARRENTLKKLIHNALNYIVYFTSFIMILEALSIPVGALLAGAGFAGLAIGFGTQNVVKDLVTGFFIIFEDQFSVGDYVRVSGIEGEVDEIGLRTTKIRSWTGELHILPNGNITQITNYSIHNSIAVVDVKVPYETEINKVDRLIEEVLCVLPARYPQIVSPPESLGIQLIDTSHVVLRITAEVKPMTHWEISRIIRKEIKHKFDEEQIDIPYPRMVMYAREKEQKEGE
- a CDS encoding YkvI family membrane protein yields the protein MWNSGFKWMFLIIGTMIGAGYASGRELWQFFGKESGLAILLFTIFFTLSCYVILRISYENKSSNYFPVLEKIVGKKLSAIYDGMILLYLFSTTVIMLAGSGATLHAFNLPNWFGILFIALPLILVFIKDINGVLSLNSFILPLLIMGLFSVLVIFSLQNDLSFIPDLANQRNWTAAFPFTALNILPLIAVLGAVGNQVKGKGEIWIASLGSGLVLGVISYVYNNSLVQISDAVLLYEIPLFAILKDYPYVMFLFMSAMLWLAIFTTAVSGTLGLVTRLRNIISGPLWLLALLTILLMLPLTNIGFSTLIEYLYPLYGVLNLYVLSSILLYPIVNRYKGLEK
- the yyaC gene encoding spore protease YyaC, encoding MNRFSKNKRVVFSNDDSSLSLTLAKTLHQWRLNKDTEVVIVCIGTDRSTGDSLGPLTGTLLLEKGIRHLSVYGTLKDPVHAVNLKEKLQYIYKVHPSPFIIAVDACLGKKQSIGHIIAGQGSLKPGAALKKDLPEVGDSHISGVVNVGGYMDFLVLQNTRLHQVLEMAQKLATSLSYLDHLLALEKKIHPKLPSTKKAP
- a CDS encoding DUF554 domain-containing protein, translating into MALLGTLINGACILLGTVIGLFFTKIPEKMKQTIMNGIGLAVLLIGMQMAFKTENIVIVLLSLLTGAILGEVLQLDSNLNRFGQWVETKFKSKSEVSVAQGFITASLIFVVGAMAVIGALDSGLRGDHEVLITKGILDGFVALVLTTTLGFGVVLSVIPVLLYQGTIALLATNIQRMLPEEFMDMFIIEMTATGGLLIVAIGLNLLKITDIKVANLLPSIVMVALFIAIYQAWF